One part of the Polyangiaceae bacterium genome encodes these proteins:
- a CDS encoding helix-turn-helix domain-containing protein, which yields MARATHPTLLALGRAVRMRRRERSLTIGALSKRASVSERFLHELEAGRGNISVVRLCDVAQALGTTAAELLRKAEPESSNVIALLGMRGAGKSTVGPRLAARLKLPFVELDQLVEENAGMTLGEVFELQGEAFYRRLERETLRKFLRDTSGGVLATGGSIVSDAETFDLLKRSSTTVWLRARPEDHMERVLAQGDTRPMRNRTNAMAELKALLKARTPLYAQADHVVETNSMGIDGTVDFLAESISGEETAPAAD from the coding sequence ATGGCTCGAGCGACGCACCCCACTCTTCTGGCTCTTGGTCGCGCAGTTCGTATGCGCCGGCGTGAACGCAGCCTGACCATCGGCGCACTCAGCAAGCGCGCGAGCGTCAGTGAACGCTTCCTTCACGAGCTGGAGGCGGGCCGCGGGAACATCTCCGTGGTTCGCTTGTGTGACGTCGCCCAAGCGCTGGGGACCACTGCGGCTGAGCTCTTGCGCAAGGCGGAGCCGGAGTCGAGCAATGTGATTGCGCTGCTTGGTATGCGCGGCGCGGGCAAGAGCACCGTCGGACCCCGCTTGGCGGCCCGCCTCAAGTTGCCTTTCGTCGAGCTCGATCAGCTCGTTGAAGAGAACGCGGGCATGACCCTGGGCGAGGTCTTCGAGCTGCAAGGCGAAGCCTTCTATCGGCGGCTCGAACGGGAGACGTTACGCAAGTTCCTGCGGGATACTTCGGGTGGTGTGCTGGCCACCGGCGGCAGCATCGTCAGTGACGCGGAGACCTTCGATCTCTTGAAGCGCAGCTCGACGACGGTGTGGCTGCGGGCGCGCCCGGAAGATCACATGGAGCGAGTGCTCGCCCAAGGTGACACGCGACCCATGCGAAACCGCACCAACGCCATGGCCGAGCTGAAGGCGCTGCTCAAAGCGCGCACTCCTCTGTATGCTCAGGCGGACCACGTGGTCGAGACGAACTCGATGGGGATCGACGGTACGGTGGATTTCCTCGCGGAATCAATTTCCGGAGAAGAAACGGCGCCAGCAGCGGACTGA
- a CDS encoding benzoyl-CoA-dihydrodiol lyase: MEPIRFETHPDRYRHWKLSFDGATAKLDLDIPEDGGLVPGYVLKQNSYDLGVDIELADAIQRIRFEHPETKCVVIAGTKDRVFCSGANIYMLGSSTHAFKVNFCKFTNETRLYLEDMTDNSGIHTVAALGGACAGGGYELAMACERILLLDDGSSAVSLPEVPLLGVLPGTGGLTRLVDKRKVRRDLADAFSTVAEGVRGKRAVEWGLVDAVAKKSNFDEALAKLTTQFCAETAERSGPAVTLKPLSPTREENATRYEYVSLEIDEEKRVANLKVSGPKADTPEDAKALRELGSDVWALKAFRELDDAILDLRFNERQIGLIVLTTEGDAERVLQSDRTIQKLAESDWFAKEILLHMKRVLKRLDLSARTVFAIADQGTCFAGSLFELLIAADRSFMLDVEDGPTLRLSALNFGPLPMGNGLSRLESRFFGTPGRVAELKEESDAIDTERAAELGLVTFTPDDIDWEDEVRIAIEERAAFSPDALTGMEASLRFVGPETLETKIFGRLSAWQNWIFQRPNAVGDRGGLTTYGTPERPKFNYERT, translated from the coding sequence ATGGAGCCTATTCGTTTCGAGACCCACCCGGACCGCTACCGCCACTGGAAGCTCAGCTTCGACGGTGCCACCGCCAAGCTGGATTTGGACATTCCTGAGGACGGCGGGTTGGTGCCTGGCTACGTGCTCAAGCAGAACAGCTACGACCTGGGCGTCGACATCGAGCTCGCAGACGCCATTCAGCGCATCCGCTTCGAGCACCCGGAGACCAAGTGCGTGGTGATCGCGGGCACGAAGGACCGCGTGTTCTGCTCCGGTGCGAACATCTACATGCTCGGCAGCTCGACCCATGCCTTCAAGGTGAACTTCTGCAAGTTCACCAACGAGACGCGGCTTTACCTCGAGGATATGACCGACAACAGCGGCATCCACACCGTCGCCGCGCTGGGTGGCGCGTGCGCCGGCGGTGGCTACGAGCTGGCGATGGCCTGCGAGCGCATCCTGCTGCTCGACGACGGCTCGAGCGCCGTCAGCTTGCCCGAGGTACCGCTGCTTGGCGTGTTGCCCGGCACCGGTGGTCTCACCCGCCTGGTGGACAAGCGCAAGGTGCGCCGCGACCTGGCGGACGCCTTCAGCACCGTGGCCGAAGGGGTGCGTGGCAAGCGCGCCGTGGAGTGGGGCCTGGTGGACGCCGTCGCCAAGAAGAGCAACTTCGACGAGGCGCTCGCCAAGCTCACAACTCAGTTCTGCGCGGAAACGGCTGAACGTAGTGGCCCGGCAGTGACGTTGAAGCCCCTCTCCCCCACCCGCGAGGAAAACGCCACGCGCTACGAATACGTCAGCCTGGAGATTGACGAAGAGAAGCGGGTCGCGAACCTCAAGGTCAGCGGCCCCAAGGCCGACACGCCTGAAGACGCGAAAGCCTTGCGTGAGCTCGGCTCCGACGTGTGGGCGCTCAAGGCGTTCCGTGAGCTGGACGACGCGATCCTCGACCTGCGCTTCAACGAGCGACAGATCGGCCTCATCGTGCTGACCACCGAGGGCGACGCCGAGCGCGTACTGCAGAGCGATCGCACCATCCAGAAGCTCGCCGAGAGCGACTGGTTCGCGAAGGAAATCTTGCTTCATATGAAGCGAGTGCTGAAGCGCTTGGACCTCAGCGCGCGCACCGTGTTCGCCATCGCGGATCAAGGCACCTGCTTCGCGGGGAGCCTCTTCGAGCTGCTCATCGCCGCGGATCGCAGCTTCATGCTGGATGTTGAAGACGGCCCCACGCTGCGGCTCTCGGCGCTGAACTTTGGCCCGCTGCCCATGGGCAACGGCCTCTCGCGCTTGGAGTCGCGCTTCTTCGGCACCCCCGGTCGCGTCGCCGAGCTGAAAGAAGAGAGCGACGCCATCGACACCGAGCGCGCGGCTGAGCTCGGCCTGGTCACCTTCACCCCGGACGACATCGACTGGGAAGACGAAGTGCGTATCGCGATCGAAGAGCGCGCAGCGTTCAGTCCCGATGCGTTGACCGGCATGGAAGCCAGCCTGCGCTTCGTCGGTCCTGAGACCCTCGAGACCAAAATTTTCGGCCGCCTCAGCGCTTGGCAGAACTGGATCTTCCAGCGGCCAAATGCAGTCGGCGACCGCGGCGGCCTAACCACCTACGGCACACCCGAGCGCCCGAAGTTCAACTACGAGCGCACCTGA
- the boxB gene encoding benzoyl-CoA 2,3-epoxidase subunit BoxB, protein MSQIDHSEKIPNNVNLSSDRKLQRALEKWLPNYINWWTEMGPEGFQTKDVYLRTAISADTEGWAHFDYVKMPEYRWGIFLADPVKDRTIACGDDYGKPVWQEVPGEHRNTLRRIIVTQGDTEPASVEQQRLLGQTCPSLYDLRNLFQVNVEEGRHLWAMVYLLHSYFGRDGREEAEALLERRSGDSDNPRILGAFNAPIDNWLSFFMFTFFTDRDGKYQLLALAESAFDPLSRTTRFMLTEEAHHMFVGETGVLRIIQRTCEQMKANPGKDPRELGLIDLPTIQKALNFWYSISLDLFGGEVSSNAASYFASGLKGRAKEAQYDDHICLEQVFNMDKIEDGKVGSEEVPLRNAMNEVLRTEYTEDCQRGVNKWNRMIAEHGVDFELTLPSRRFNRQIGLYAGIHFSPAGELISNEQWEAQKAAWLPSEADLTYVKSLMNRSVTEPGKMANWIAAPKQGIKGRPVDFEYVRLD, encoded by the coding sequence ATGAGCCAGATCGACCACAGCGAGAAGATCCCGAACAACGTCAATCTCTCGAGCGACCGCAAGCTCCAGCGCGCTCTCGAGAAGTGGCTGCCCAACTACATCAACTGGTGGACGGAGATGGGCCCCGAAGGCTTTCAGACCAAAGACGTCTACCTGCGCACGGCTATCAGCGCCGATACCGAAGGCTGGGCGCACTTCGACTACGTGAAGATGCCCGAGTACCGCTGGGGTATCTTCCTCGCGGATCCAGTCAAGGATCGCACCATTGCCTGCGGCGACGACTACGGCAAGCCAGTGTGGCAGGAAGTCCCCGGCGAGCACCGCAACACCTTGCGCCGCATCATCGTGACTCAGGGCGACACGGAACCGGCGAGCGTCGAGCAGCAGCGCCTGCTCGGCCAGACCTGCCCCAGCCTCTACGACCTGCGCAACCTGTTCCAGGTCAACGTCGAAGAGGGACGTCACCTGTGGGCGATGGTCTACCTGTTGCACTCCTACTTCGGACGCGACGGTCGTGAAGAGGCGGAAGCGCTACTCGAGCGACGCAGCGGTGACAGCGACAACCCGCGCATCCTCGGCGCCTTCAACGCGCCCATCGACAACTGGCTGTCGTTCTTCATGTTCACGTTCTTCACGGATCGCGACGGCAAGTACCAGCTCCTCGCCCTCGCAGAGAGCGCCTTCGATCCGCTGAGCCGCACCACGCGCTTCATGCTGACGGAAGAAGCCCATCACATGTTCGTCGGTGAAACCGGCGTGCTTCGCATCATTCAGCGCACCTGCGAGCAGATGAAGGCGAACCCGGGCAAGGACCCGCGTGAGCTCGGCCTCATCGACCTCCCGACGATCCAGAAGGCGCTGAATTTCTGGTACTCGATCTCCCTCGACCTGTTCGGCGGTGAGGTCTCGAGTAACGCCGCGAGCTACTTCGCGTCTGGGCTCAAGGGTCGCGCGAAGGAAGCGCAGTACGACGACCACATCTGCCTCGAGCAAGTCTTCAACATGGACAAGATCGAGGACGGCAAGGTCGGCAGCGAAGAGGTGCCGCTGCGCAACGCGATGAACGAGGTGTTGCGCACCGAGTACACCGAGGACTGCCAGCGCGGCGTCAACAAATGGAACCGCATGATCGCGGAGCATGGCGTCGACTTCGAGCTCACGCTGCCGAGCCGCCGCTTCAACCGCCAAATCGGCCTCTACGCGGGCATTCACTTCAGCCCCGCTGGTGAGCTGATCAGCAATGAGCAGTGGGAGGCGCAGAAAGCAGCCTGGTTGCCGAGCGAGGCGGATCTCACCTACGTGAAGAGCCTGATGAATCGCTCCGTCACCGAGCCAGGCAAGATGGCCAACTGGATCGCCGCGCCGAAGCAGGGCATCAAGGGCCGTCCTGTCGACTTCGAGTACGTGCGCCTCGACTGA
- a CDS encoding TlpA family protein disulfide reductase, whose amino-acid sequence MSWRRFFAAGLFPAAQAFPAAVAVAATARVPAAVLCWSLACTSLAAVSCGGGSATSAPASAPSPLLNQPLKPIGGRTTAGARIDLKALEGRIIVVKFFAKYCKPCEKTLPGAQRLHQESADVAVIGISEDESQADLDYLVQKHGLSFPIVRDPGNVIAGRFRVTALPATFITDKTGKVVWVGGEQQTEADLESVIGSVRAEAAPGVAGPKAAAPPD is encoded by the coding sequence ATGTCCTGGCGTCGCTTCTTCGCCGCGGGGCTGTTCCCCGCGGCACAAGCATTCCCCGCGGCAGTAGCAGTCGCAGCGACAGCCCGAGTCCCGGCGGCAGTGCTGTGTTGGTCGCTCGCCTGCACCTCACTCGCGGCGGTGAGCTGCGGCGGCGGAAGCGCAACCAGCGCCCCTGCTTCGGCTCCAAGTCCTCTGCTGAACCAGCCGCTGAAGCCCATCGGGGGGCGAACCACCGCGGGCGCCCGCATCGACTTGAAGGCCCTCGAGGGGCGGATCATCGTCGTGAAGTTCTTCGCCAAGTACTGCAAGCCTTGCGAGAAGACGCTGCCCGGCGCCCAGCGTCTGCATCAAGAGAGCGCCGATGTGGCGGTGATCGGGATCTCCGAAGACGAGTCCCAGGCAGACCTAGACTACTTGGTGCAGAAGCACGGCCTGAGCTTCCCCATCGTCCGTGATCCCGGCAACGTGATCGCCGGGCGCTTCCGCGTCACTGCGCTGCCCGCGACCTTCATCACCGACAAGACAGGCAAGGTGGTGTGGGTCGGCGGCGAACAGCAAACGGAAGCTGATCTGGAGAGCGTGATTGGCTCAGTGCGCGCGGAGGCTGCGCCGGGGGTTGCCGGGCCCAAAGCCGCGGCACCACCAGACTGA
- a CDS encoding cation diffusion facilitator family transporter — translation MAGGGGDPKKVVMAALLANGGIAIAKFVAAWLSGSVAMVAEGVHSVADTSNQALLLVGMGLAARRDPDRFPMGRAAEQYFWAFIVSLMLFFLGGVYALYEGIHKVTQPDSAPGSLIAPVVVLGISILLEGKSFLVAIKEFNHQRGSRPVKEALFKGRDPVIPVVLLEDAGALFGLVVALIAVGVSWLTGSTFADGIGSIVIGLLLCGIGVILAYETHGLIIGEGVTPEDKRLALRLARDTDGVEDVTQILSLHLGPDSAILALKVKFPKGITVEEVEAITDAVEARIREKLPHMKRIFIEPDSDYDVSKDPEQAPKSDSVRGESLET, via the coding sequence ATGGCTGGTGGCGGAGGAGATCCGAAGAAGGTCGTAATGGCCGCTTTGCTCGCAAACGGGGGCATTGCCATCGCGAAGTTCGTGGCGGCGTGGCTCTCGGGCAGCGTCGCGATGGTGGCTGAGGGCGTGCACTCGGTGGCGGACACCAGCAACCAAGCGTTGCTGCTCGTCGGCATGGGGCTCGCTGCCCGGCGTGATCCGGACCGTTTCCCCATGGGAAGGGCCGCGGAGCAATACTTCTGGGCGTTCATCGTCTCCTTGATGCTGTTCTTCCTCGGCGGTGTGTACGCGCTGTACGAAGGCATTCACAAGGTGACGCAGCCGGACTCCGCCCCGGGCTCACTGATAGCCCCGGTCGTGGTGCTTGGGATTTCGATCTTGCTCGAGGGCAAGAGCTTCCTTGTCGCGATCAAGGAGTTCAACCACCAGCGAGGCTCGCGACCCGTCAAAGAGGCACTGTTCAAGGGCAGGGATCCAGTGATCCCCGTCGTGCTCTTGGAGGACGCTGGTGCGCTGTTCGGTTTGGTCGTCGCCTTGATCGCCGTTGGCGTCTCTTGGCTGACCGGCAGCACCTTCGCTGACGGAATCGGTTCGATTGTGATCGGCCTGCTGCTGTGCGGGATTGGCGTCATCCTCGCCTATGAGACTCATGGGCTGATCATCGGAGAAGGTGTCACCCCGGAGGACAAGCGCCTGGCGTTGCGCCTTGCGCGGGACACGGATGGCGTGGAGGATGTGACTCAGATCCTGAGCCTCCACCTCGGCCCGGATTCCGCGATCTTGGCGCTCAAGGTGAAGTTTCCGAAGGGAATCACCGTCGAGGAAGTCGAAGCCATCACGGACGCGGTCGAGGCGCGGATCCGCGAGAAGCTGCCTCATATGAAGCGCATCTTCATCGAGCCAGACTCCGACTACGACGTCAGCAAGGATCCGGAGCAAGCTCCAAAGAGCGACAGCGTCCGAGGGGAATCGCTCGAGACCTGA
- the glpK gene encoding glycerol kinase GlpK yields MTRHILAIDQGTTGSTALVMDTNGKTLGRANREFAQHFPKPGWVEHNADEIWQSVEGAVREAMRAARVVGEEIAAIGITNQRETTLLWDRESGAQAHRAIVWQDRRTADRCAKLKAAGHEDAVRERTGLVLDPYFSGTKLAWMLDEVSGARAKAESGQLVFGTIDSFLVWRLAGANAEAPHVTDVTNASRTLLMNLESRSWDAAQCELLGVPRACLPRIVPSAGRVGETKGLSFLPDGIPISGMAGDQHAALFGQACLEPGQVKCTYGTGAFVVMNTGNQVIRSRCGLLSTLGWQIGDDVVYALEGSAFIAGAAVQWLRDGLGLIQSAKETESLARSVEDSGGVYFVPALAGLGAPYWDPDARGLICGLTRGTTRAHLVRATLESIALEVTDLVRAMGDDLEKPLSLMRVDGGAAANDLLMQLQSDLAGVTVERPSDLETTARGAAMFAGIGAGLFKDARDAAKMVKIQDQFRVTIDGPERERRLEGWRDAVRRARSAS; encoded by the coding sequence ATGACTCGACACATCTTAGCCATTGACCAAGGCACCACCGGCTCGACGGCGCTGGTGATGGACACCAACGGGAAGACACTAGGGCGAGCGAACCGGGAGTTTGCTCAGCACTTCCCGAAGCCGGGCTGGGTGGAGCACAACGCGGACGAGATTTGGCAGAGCGTTGAAGGCGCCGTGCGCGAGGCCATGCGTGCCGCGCGGGTCGTGGGGGAAGAGATTGCGGCGATTGGCATCACCAATCAACGGGAGACCACCCTGCTCTGGGACCGAGAGAGCGGAGCCCAAGCCCACCGCGCCATCGTCTGGCAGGACCGACGCACCGCGGATCGCTGCGCGAAGCTCAAAGCCGCGGGGCACGAAGATGCGGTCCGTGAGCGCACTGGCTTGGTGCTCGATCCTTACTTCTCCGGCACCAAGCTCGCCTGGATGCTGGACGAGGTCAGCGGTGCGCGCGCCAAGGCTGAGTCGGGACAGCTCGTGTTCGGTACCATCGACTCCTTCCTGGTGTGGCGACTGGCGGGGGCGAATGCAGAAGCGCCTCACGTAACCGATGTCACCAACGCCAGCCGCACACTCCTGATGAACCTCGAGTCGCGGAGTTGGGATGCGGCCCAATGCGAACTGCTCGGAGTCCCTCGAGCCTGCTTGCCACGCATCGTGCCCTCCGCAGGACGTGTCGGCGAGACAAAGGGCCTGAGCTTCTTGCCGGACGGAATCCCAATTTCCGGCATGGCCGGCGACCAACACGCGGCGTTGTTTGGTCAAGCGTGCCTCGAGCCTGGCCAGGTCAAATGCACCTACGGCACCGGCGCCTTCGTGGTGATGAACACCGGAAATCAGGTGATCCGCAGTCGCTGCGGCTTGCTCTCCACGCTGGGTTGGCAGATTGGCGACGACGTGGTCTACGCCCTCGAGGGCAGCGCCTTCATCGCGGGAGCCGCGGTGCAGTGGCTGCGGGACGGGCTCGGGCTGATCCAAAGCGCCAAGGAGACAGAAAGCCTGGCGCGGAGTGTCGAGGACTCCGGCGGGGTTTACTTCGTGCCAGCGCTGGCCGGCTTGGGCGCGCCGTACTGGGATCCCGACGCCCGCGGCCTGATTTGTGGTCTGACCCGTGGCACCACCCGGGCTCATCTGGTTCGCGCTACCCTCGAATCCATCGCGCTCGAGGTCACCGACCTGGTGCGGGCGATGGGGGACGATTTGGAAAAGCCGTTGAGCCTGATGCGGGTCGATGGCGGAGCGGCGGCGAATGATCTCCTGATGCAGCTCCAGAGCGACCTCGCTGGAGTGACCGTCGAGCGGCCAAGCGACCTCGAAACCACCGCACGGGGCGCCGCCATGTTCGCTGGGATCGGCGCTGGGCTATTCAAAGACGCACGGGACGCGGCGAAAATGGTCAAGATTCAAGATCAGTTCCGTGTCACGATTGACGGTCCGGAACGGGAGCGCCGCCTCGAGGGTTGGCGTGATGCCGTGAGGCGCGCGCGAAGTGCGAGCTGA
- a CDS encoding FHA domain-containing protein, whose translation MARLILATPDGQQVVELRAHNTLGRHPSNSIQLLDKIVSKEHCIVEKRGDQFWLRDLGSLNGTYVNGERVQGERQLFHQDDITLGSTRARYDDGAGVSDPPRAGVEPVGAAAWQPAINPGPPAMPLGSTNHPNSQAQPSMPGGIQSMPTPAQSMPGPSLPGQSLPGQSMPGQSMPGGVLSQAPAPTSSQVGLPPMNQTRVDVNDAARAIGTQMAATQKGFLPYDQLAGNPQQLAADYERLRLSHELGREIALERDLPTLLNKILMSVFKFVRADRGVIFLRDPQGKLVPGASLRRDGTETPITVSSTIMNHVIKERATVLTHDAAMDFAASKGKSMILNRISSAIVAPLLHNDDILGVLWLDSETLAQFQQKDMEIVTSIAAQAAMFIEINILGRKIQEEIINRERFSRLLSPNVAERVMSGELEVKKGGSLQQSVTVFNSDIRGFTRMSEGAQPESIVEMLNEYFELMVETLFKFDGTLDKFMGDGIMALWGAPVSAQDDPIRCVSCSLEMMEVLGKFNRERMADNLPSLGVGIGIHTGPLVAGYIGSSKALSYTVIGDTANTSARLCGVATAGQIIVSEATLGMLRNRFQYQELPAASLKGKEKPFKIFNITGPQVTAQVPASYQSGE comes from the coding sequence ATGGCGCGCCTCATCCTCGCGACTCCCGACGGCCAGCAGGTCGTCGAACTCCGCGCGCACAACACGTTGGGTCGTCACCCCTCGAACTCGATCCAGCTCCTCGACAAGATCGTCTCGAAGGAACACTGCATCGTCGAGAAGCGCGGTGACCAGTTCTGGCTGCGGGATCTCGGCAGCCTGAACGGGACCTACGTCAACGGAGAACGCGTCCAAGGGGAGCGTCAGCTCTTCCACCAGGACGACATCACTCTGGGTTCGACCCGAGCGCGCTACGACGATGGTGCTGGTGTTTCCGACCCGCCCCGCGCGGGAGTGGAGCCGGTTGGAGCGGCCGCGTGGCAACCAGCGATCAACCCGGGTCCGCCGGCGATGCCCCTCGGCTCGACCAACCACCCGAATTCTCAGGCGCAGCCCTCGATGCCGGGAGGCATCCAGAGCATGCCCACCCCAGCTCAGTCGATGCCAGGCCCTTCGCTGCCCGGCCAGTCGCTGCCGGGCCAGTCGATGCCGGGCCAGTCGATGCCAGGCGGCGTCTTGAGCCAGGCACCGGCACCCACTTCGAGCCAGGTCGGGTTGCCGCCGATGAATCAAACGCGGGTCGATGTGAACGACGCCGCCCGCGCCATCGGCACCCAGATGGCCGCCACCCAGAAGGGGTTTCTGCCGTACGACCAGCTCGCCGGCAATCCGCAGCAGCTGGCCGCTGACTACGAGCGCCTGCGTCTGTCTCACGAGCTAGGCCGCGAGATCGCACTCGAGCGCGACCTGCCCACACTGCTCAACAAGATCTTGATGAGCGTGTTCAAGTTCGTGCGCGCGGATCGCGGAGTCATTTTCCTCCGGGATCCACAAGGCAAGCTGGTGCCCGGCGCCAGCCTGCGCCGCGACGGCACCGAGACACCCATCACCGTGTCCTCCACGATCATGAACCACGTGATCAAGGAGCGAGCGACCGTGCTCACCCACGACGCCGCGATGGATTTCGCAGCCTCCAAGGGCAAGAGCATGATTCTCAACCGAATCAGCTCTGCCATCGTGGCCCCACTGCTCCACAACGACGACATCCTCGGTGTGCTGTGGCTGGACAGCGAGACGCTGGCCCAGTTTCAGCAGAAAGACATGGAGATCGTCACGAGCATCGCCGCCCAAGCCGCGATGTTCATCGAGATCAACATCCTGGGCCGTAAAATCCAGGAGGAAATCATTAATCGGGAGCGCTTCAGCCGCTTGCTCTCACCGAACGTCGCCGAGCGGGTGATGAGCGGCGAGCTCGAGGTGAAGAAGGGCGGGTCACTGCAGCAGTCGGTGACGGTGTTCAACTCGGATATCCGCGGTTTCACGCGCATGAGCGAAGGCGCCCAACCGGAGAGCATCGTCGAGATGCTCAACGAGTACTTCGAGCTGATGGTCGAGACGCTGTTCAAGTTCGACGGCACCCTCGATAAATTCATGGGCGACGGCATCATGGCCCTGTGGGGCGCGCCGGTGTCCGCTCAGGACGACCCGATCCGCTGCGTCAGCTGCTCCCTCGAGATGATGGAAGTGCTCGGCAAGTTCAACCGTGAGCGCATGGCAGACAATCTGCCGTCGCTGGGCGTGGGCATCGGCATCCACACCGGTCCCCTGGTGGCGGGCTACATCGGCTCCTCCAAGGCGCTCAGCTACACCGTGATCGGCGACACCGCGAACACCAGCGCCCGCCTGTGCGGTGTCGCTACGGCGGGACAGATCATCGTCAGCGAAGCCACCTTGGGCATGCTGCGCAATCGCTTTCAGTACCAAGAGCTGCCGGCAGCCAGCCTCAAGGGCAAGGAAAAGCCCTTCAAGATCTTCAACATCACCGGGCCTCAGGTCACCGCTCAGGTCCCCGCCAGCTACCAAAGCGGCGAGTAG
- a CDS encoding four helix bundle protein, whose protein sequence is MLDIYPFILETIVTIRPLAERIFREDPDLGKQLRRAQSSIALNVAEGCYSRGRNQATRFHSAMGSAREVLACLEVAEALGLINALDQGVHQRFNRILGTLHRLCI, encoded by the coding sequence ATGCTCGATATCTATCCATTCATTCTCGAAACCATCGTGACAATCCGTCCGCTTGCTGAGCGTATTTTCCGTGAGGATCCGGACCTCGGCAAGCAGCTGCGGCGGGCTCAGTCCTCTATCGCGCTGAACGTAGCTGAGGGCTGCTACAGCCGTGGGCGCAATCAGGCCACCCGCTTTCACAGCGCGATGGGTTCCGCGCGTGAAGTGCTTGCTTGTCTCGAAGTCGCCGAGGCGCTCGGCCTGATCAACGCGCTCGACCAGGGAGTGCACCAGCGCTTCAACCGCATCCTGGGCACCCTGCATCGTCTCTGCATCTAG
- a CDS encoding YdiU family protein: MSDPTSGPKPERVHETLGERFYQVVAPGKFAVQKIRFRNQRWAERVGLDALDEGQWLAHFGHFVPLPGAQRQPLALSYHGHQFDVYNSQLGDGRGFLFAQLRDLANARLLDLGTKGSGRTPYSRGGDGRLTLKGGFREVLATELLESLGVYTSKSFSLIETGEALERHDEPSPTRSCVLVRLSHSHVRIGTFQRLYSLGHTDSIERLVDYCNQHLLGLSFAASAGRGERCVGFLREVTRRAAHTTALWLSAGFVHGVLNSDNLNVTGESFDYGPYRFLPELDPSFTAAYFDHTGLYAYGHQARAVWRNLQRLASSLEGLASREERQGAISDFEPELELAHAAAILRRLGLTPNEPDSDVALAQAAVTFLERSRCSFAGFFFDWFGGELSRERALSGPRSRDYQRPEIEPLLSLWRDYTPRPGVTEALSDAYFRGETPCDLLIDEIESLWTHVAERDDWAPFEDKIAEIRRIGELTGLRCEPLSASP, translated from the coding sequence ATGTCGGATCCCACTAGTGGGCCCAAGCCCGAGCGCGTGCACGAGACGCTCGGCGAGCGCTTCTACCAAGTCGTGGCGCCCGGTAAATTTGCCGTGCAGAAAATCCGCTTTCGCAACCAGCGCTGGGCGGAGCGAGTCGGTTTGGATGCCCTGGACGAAGGCCAGTGGCTCGCGCACTTTGGGCACTTCGTGCCGTTGCCTGGGGCGCAGCGCCAGCCACTGGCGCTCAGCTATCACGGGCATCAGTTCGACGTGTACAACTCCCAGCTGGGAGACGGACGAGGCTTCCTGTTTGCGCAGCTCAGAGATCTAGCGAACGCGCGGCTCCTGGACCTCGGCACCAAAGGCTCCGGGCGCACGCCGTATTCCCGCGGGGGCGACGGACGACTGACCCTCAAAGGCGGTTTCCGTGAGGTACTAGCGACTGAGCTGCTCGAGTCCCTTGGCGTGTACACCTCCAAGAGCTTCAGCCTGATCGAAACCGGCGAGGCCCTGGAGCGCCACGACGAGCCTTCCCCAACGCGCTCCTGCGTCCTCGTACGCCTCAGCCACTCCCACGTGCGCATCGGCACCTTTCAGCGCCTGTATTCGCTCGGGCACACGGACTCCATCGAGCGCCTCGTCGACTACTGCAATCAGCATTTGTTAGGGCTCTCGTTCGCTGCTTCAGCAGGTCGGGGGGAGAGGTGCGTCGGTTTCCTGCGTGAAGTGACCCGCCGCGCCGCGCACACTACCGCTCTGTGGCTCTCGGCAGGCTTCGTCCACGGCGTGTTGAACTCCGACAACCTGAACGTCACCGGAGAAAGCTTCGACTACGGACCATACAGGTTCCTCCCGGAACTAGACCCTAGCTTCACCGCAGCCTACTTCGACCACACAGGCTTGTACGCTTATGGCCACCAAGCGCGCGCCGTGTGGCGCAATCTCCAGCGGCTCGCCAGTAGCCTGGAAGGCCTGGCGAGCCGCGAAGAGCGCCAAGGGGCCATCAGTGACTTCGAACCCGAACTCGAGCTAGCCCACGCCGCCGCCATCTTGCGCCGCCTCGGCCTCACCCCCAACGAACCGGACTCCGACGTGGCGCTAGCGCAAGCCGCCGTCACCTTCTTGGAGCGCTCGCGCTGCTCCTTTGCAGGCTTTTTCTTCGACTGGTTTGGGGGAGAGCTGAGCCGTGAGCGCGCCTTGAGCGGCCCAAGGAGCCGTGACTACCAGCGCCCGGAGATCGAGCCGTTGCTCTCACTGTGGCGCGACTACACGCCACGCCCTGGCGTAACCGAAGCGCTCAGCGACGCGTACTTCCGTGGTGAAACGCCATGCGACCTCTTGATCGACGAAATCGAGTCGCTGTGGACACACGTCGCCGAGCGCGACGACTGGGCGCCGTTTGAAGACAAGATTGCCGAGATCCGCCGCATCGGCGAGCTGACTGGCCTGCGGTGCGAGCCGCTCTCGGCGTCGCCTTAG